A single genomic interval of Penicillium psychrofluorescens genome assembly, chromosome: 2 harbors:
- a CDS encoding uncharacterized protein (ID:PFLUO_003093-T1.cds;~source:funannotate) gives MAQSAPEDGEISIAVEFTGGLELLFSNERKHNVTLPANLDDGARPDIAYLLRYLVDNIMQDQRKEMFIMEDNVRPGILVLINDADWELEGEEKYELQQGDNIVFVSTLHGG, from the exons ATGGCTCAATCTGCaccagaagacggagagatCTCCATTGCCGTTGAGTTTAC TGGGGGACTGGAGCTGCTTTTCTCCAACGAGCGCAAGCACAACGTCACCCTACCAGCTAACTTAGACGATGGCGCCCGGCCTGACATCGCCTATCTGCTCCGTTACTTGGTCGACAATATTATGCAGGATCAGCGGAAAGAGATGTTTATCATGGAGGACAATGT TCGACCGGGTATTCTGGTGCTTATCAACGATGCCGATTGGGAattggagggcgaggagaagTATGAGCTGCAGCAAGGAGATAATATTGTCTTTGTCTCGACACTACATGGAGGCTAG
- a CDS encoding uncharacterized protein (ID:PFLUO_003097-T1.cds;~source:funannotate), translating into MSDILLISDDESSLSSLSLSDDDPQVSKPTTVTASTETLQVTEEESATIQKISKRKLTISPSSINSISFMDSTEMDEMPDQATMMNFALPKVNHQGARLHDDNIDMWCSSFTDDSRAWNDLAVAETQYSMALRIREAVDWDCRRLGRRLLLLRRERDLYTQKRNLVRNTVWEGDDEDLHKKIWGRFQSD; encoded by the exons ATGTCTGATATCCTTCTTATCTCGGACGACGAgtcctcgctctcctctCTCAGCCTCTCTGACGACGAC CCCCAGGTCTCCAAACCCACAACTGTGACAGCATCCACCGAGACTCTCCAGGTCACTGAAGAGGAGTCCGCGACAATACAGAAGATCAGCAAGAGAAAACTTAcaatctcgccgagctcgatCAACAGCATTTCATTCATGGACTCTaccgagatggacgagatgcCCGACCAAGCCACCATGATGAACTTTGCCCTACCGAAGGTCAACCACCAAGGCGCGCGTCTTCACGACGACAACATCGACATGTGGTGCTCGTCGTTCACCGATGATTCGCGTGCCTGGAACGACTTGGCTGTGGCAGAGACGCAGTACAGCATGGCTCTTCGGATTCGCGAGGCCGTCGATTGGGACTGTCGCCGACTGGGACggcgcctgctcctcctACGTCGGGAGCGTGACTTGTACACTCAGAAACGGAACTTAGTTCGAAACACTGTTTgggagggcgatgatgaggacCTGCACAAGAAGATTTGGGGAAGGTTTCAGAGCGACTAA
- a CDS encoding uncharacterized protein (ID:PFLUO_003096-T1.cds;~source:funannotate): protein MNPLIAVVGATGTGKSKLAVDLASRFNGEIINGDAMQMYRGLPIITNQIPNEERNGIPHHLISCVDLDTEAWRIGSFKKEALRLIQDIRLRGKLPILVGGTHYYTQAVLFKEQLVDKEKTEEGGEEGEEAEESSTTDLPSTSAKWPILDASPEIQLQKLREVDPVMAGRWHPKDTRKIRRSLEIYLQTGRPASEIYAEQKLLKKQAVMKDEGLLRFENTLILWVHAEKEVLNARLDARVDDMVKQGLMSEAQKMSDYLQDKESQGITIDQTRGVWVSIGFKELAPYFAAVRQPDANEKDLEDIKQSCIEFIRIATRQYGVSQIKWIRNKLWRALSEAGVMRRLYILDSSDVSEWEKCIAQPSENIVQSMLDNQPTPDPKSLSELASTVLEAREEQMRAKNTDEPMKCFTCDVCRKTMTGEEQWQIHLRGHGHKRALKAKAKRAERDAYLRGREEEEKARRGDLDVK from the exons ATGAATCCGCTCATAGCCGTGGTCGGGGCGACGGGCACGGGCAAGTCCAAG CTCGCCGTGGATCTGGCCTCTCGATTCAACGGTGAAATCATCAATGGCGACGCGATGCAGATGTACCGCGGGTTGCCCATCATTACCAACCAGATCCCCAACGAGGAGCGAAATGGCATCCCACACCACCTGATTAGCTGTGTCGACCTGGATACCGAGGCGTGGAGGATTGGGTCATTTAAAAAGGAGGCACTCCGATTAATCCAGGATATTCGTTTGCGCGGCAAACTtcccatcctcgtcggcggcaCCCACTATTATACCCAGGCGGTGTTGTTCAAGGAGCAGCTGGTAGATAAGGAGAAGacggaggaaggaggagaagagggagaagaggcagaggagTCATCAACTACAGAcctcccatccacttccGCAAAGTGGCCCATTCTCGACGCGTCTCCAGAAATTCAACTACAGAAACTTCGGGAGGTTGACCCTGTTATGGCTGGGCGATGGCATCCGAAGGATACGCGCAAGATCCGGCGGTCATTGGAGATTTATCTTCAGACGGGACGACCGGCTTCTGAGATTTATGCGGAGCAGAAACTCTTGAAGAAGCAAGCAGTCATGAAAGACGAAGGATTATTACGGTTTGAGAACACTCTCATTCTCTGGGTTCATGCGGAGAAGGAAGTCCTCAATGCGCGCCTGGATGCGCGCGTCGATGATATGGTCAAGCAGGGCTTGATGTCCGAGGCTCAAAAAATGTCTGACTATCTTCAGGATAAAGAATCACAAGGCATCACGATCGACCAGACACGGGGAGTTTGGGTATCAATCGGATTCAAGGAACTGGCGCCTTACTTCGCGGCTGTCCGCCAACCAGATGCAAACGAAAAGGACCTGGAAGACATAAAACAGTCCTGTATCGAGTTCATCCGAATTGCCACTCGCCAGTACGGCGTATCACAAATCAAATGGATCCGAAACAAGCTCTGGCGCGCTCTCTCTGAAGCTGGCGTGATGCGTCGTCTCTACATTCTGGACAGCAGCGATGTCAGTGAGTGGGAGAAATGCATTGCCCAACCGTCGGAGAACATTGTCCAATCAATGCTCGACAACCAGCCTACTCCGGATCCCAAATCGCTGTCAGAGCTGGCGAGCACTGTTCTCGAAGCTAGGGAGGAACAGATGCGAGCAAAAAATACTGATGAACCTATGAAGTGCTTCACCTGTGATGTGTGCCGCAAGACTATGACCGGAGAAGAGCAGTGGCAGATTCACCTGCGTGGTCATGGACATAAAAGGGCTCTCAAGGCTAAGGCAAAAAGAGCTGAACGGGACGCGTATTTGCGGGGAcgcgaagaagaggagaaggcgagaAGGGGGGATCTTGATGTAAAATAA
- a CDS encoding uncharacterized protein (ID:PFLUO_003098-T1.cds;~source:funannotate): MKFFSRFALLATTATAAPVQRLFNLVTASNNSHNGLYLSTQPTSPLNSNAVFRDPANAGLFYLDNDTVRFEAQNGSPWDLALVSGSNVKGSVVVSVAPSSGSSGFGLTNGGALTTTNNAFGGWLVCENQSSASLLGLYYVNKSVDSGLPDGCDEVQLDVKFRTSP, from the exons ATGAAGTTCTTCTCCAGATTTGCCCTCCTCGCTACCACTGCCACCGCGGCCCCGGTCCAGAGGCTCTTCAATCTGGTTACAGCCTCGAACAACAGCCACAACGGCCTCTACCTGTCCACGCAGCCGACCAGTCCGCTGAACAGCAACGCCGTTTTCCGGGATCCAGCAAACGCGGGCCTTTTTTATTTGGATAACGATACTGTGCGCTTCGAGGCCCAGAATGGATCTCCTTGGGACCTAGCTTTGGTCTCGGGGAGCAATGTCAAGGGCAGCGTTGTGGTGAGCGTGGCGCCATCGTCTGGGAGCTCCGGGTTTGGGTTGACCAATGGGGGTGCTCTGACTACAACAAACAATGCTTTCGGTGGATGGCTAG TCTGTGAGAATCAAAGCAGCGCCAGTCTTCTGGGCCTTTACTATGTCAATAAGAGTGTCGACAGTGGTCTTCCCGATGGTTGTGATGAGGTCCAACTGGACGTCAAATTTAGGACTTCTCCATAG
- a CDS encoding uncharacterized protein (ID:PFLUO_003094-T1.cds;~source:funannotate) has translation MASVATEYISVGGNRHPAAADWDVESGVLAFGADNNVALWDPLEPSQRGVYSLLVGHTDKVSVVRFYTCPSSDAKLLLTGSVDHTIRIWRMDGPGSRNFTYAYTLSGHTGSVNAIGIARGTDVIASGAADGTVRIWRVNAQGEVKAELLDMITMKPRFFPLSLSLRVLEGDQGRPLVLAVAGTTTTVQIYVAESSVGVPSFQRCAVLAGHEAWIRSLSFTRDSGSTTGDLLLASASQDKYIRLWRLQRGEVSFSSIIDEADPLLGGMEPTLSNKAHEFEAAGSKYSITFEALLFGNEDWIYTTAWNPGPTRSQLLSASADNTITIWEQDSVSGVWMSVERMGEISVQKGSTTATGSAGGFWIGLWSPDGKEVVSLGRTGSWRAWRYDTDADIWVQKFGISGHVRSANGVQWEPTGGYLLSTSADQTTRLHAQWVRENQASWHEFSRPQIHGYDLNCVDTLGPAQFVSGADEKLLRVFNEPKQIAQLLETLTGFRQSIEGDMPDTAEIPVLGLSNKALGDEAPVEEEETGDQAIKTAPSTAPAPLIMDHPPLEDQLARYTLWPEHEKLYGHGYEISAVAVSHDRTLIATACKASSVDHAVIRLYDTSDWHEIKPSLAAHTLTITDLAFSQDDRYLLSVGRDRQWAVFQRTEQEPNTFTVCASNPKGHSRMILGAAWAPYAETPIFATAGRDKSVKIWEKTDDTFSCNSTVAVTSAVSAISFSSIIYKGAFVLAVGEDNGTISIHRVSSDSLVCQHIVTIAQNLSPSKTITSLSWRPVPVEEVDGRNRFELAVASEDTSARIYSISNLLS, from the exons ATGGCATCTGTTGCGACCGAATATATCAGCGTCGGTGGCAATCGGCAtcctgccgccgccgattGGGACGTCGAGTCGGGTGTGCTTGCCTTCGGTGCAGACAACAATGTTGCTTTATGGGATCCCCTA GAGCCTTCCCAGCGCGGAGTCTATTCCCTGCTTGTCGGTCATACCGACAAAGTCAGTGTGGTTAGATTTTACACATGCCCCTCCTCGGACGCCAAACTTCTTTTAACCGGCTCTGTCGACCATACAATCCGGATATGGCGGATGGACGGCCCCGGGTCGCGCAACTTTACCTATGCATATACCCTCAGCGGACACACGGGATCCGTGAATGCAATTGGGATAGCACGCGGTACGGACGTGATCGCGTCTGGAGCCGCCGATGGGACTGTTCGGATCTGGCGCGTTAATGCACAGGGAGAGGTGAAGGCAGAGCTCCTCGACATGATCACGATGAAGCCTCGGTTCTtccctctgtctctctcgcTGCGCGTACTCGAAGGGGATCAGGGCCGGCCCTTGGTTTTGGCTGTTGCGGGCACCACGACCACAGTGCAGATTTATGTTGCGGAATCATCTGTTGGAGTACCCAGTTTCCAGCGGTGCGCTGTGCTTGCAGGACATGAGGCCTGGATTAGGTCTTTGTCGTTTACACGCGACTCGGGAAGCACTACCGGAGATCTCTTACTCGCCTCTGCCAGCCAGGACAAGTATATCCGGCTTTGGCGCTTGCAACGGGGCGAAgtgtctttctcttctatCATTGACGAAGCTGACCCTTTGCTGGGCGGCATGGAGCCCACCCTCTCCAACAAGGCTCACGAGTTTGAAGCCGCTGGATCGAAATACTCTATCACATTCGAGGCTCTTCTTTTCGGGAATGAAGACTGGATTTACACGACTGCCTGGAATCCCGGTCCAACGCGGTCACAGCTTCTTTCGGCTTCCGCTGACAATACCATAACCATCTGGGAACAGGATTCGGTTTCAGGTGTTTGGATGTCTGTTGAGAGAATGGGTGAGATCAGTGTGCAAAAGGGGTCAACTACGGCTACTGGTAGTGCTGGTGGATTTTGGATTGGGCTCTGGTCTCCGGACGGCAAGGAGGTAGTGAGTCTTGGCCGAACAGGAAGCTGGAGAGCCTGGAGATATGATACCGATGCAGACATCTGGGTGCAGAAGTTTGGCATATCAGGCCATGTACGTTCGGCCAACGGTGTTCAATGGGAGCCTACCGGTGGCTATCTTCTGTCGACTAGTGCGGATCAAACCACTCGTCTCCATGCGCAATGGGTTCGGGAGAACCAGGCGTCGTGGCATGAGTTCTCTCGCCCGCAAATTCATGGGTACGATCTGAACTGCGTCGACACGTTAGGGCCTGCACAATTTGTTTCGGGGGCCGACGAAAAACTGCTTCGCGTGTTCAACGAGCCGAAACAGATTGCTCAATTGCTCGAGACCCTCACCGGCTTCCGGCAATCCATTGAAGGTGACATGCCAGACACGGCTGAGATTCCGGTCTTGGGTCTCTCCAACAAGGCGCTTGGAGACGAGGCtccagtcgaagaagaggaaacTGGTGACCAAGCGATTAAAACAGCCCCGtccacagcaccagcaccattGATCATGGATCACCCTCCACTGGAAGATCAGTTGGCTCGGTACACATTGTGGCCAGAACACGAGAAGCTTTATGGGCACGGCTATGAAATTTCCGCAGTGGCTGTCAGTCATGACCGAACTCTTATTGCCACTGCTTGCAAGGCGAGCTCAGTCGACCACGCCGTGATTCGCCTGTACGATACATCGGACTGGCACGAGATCAAACCTTCGCTGGCCGCTCACACATTGACTATTACGGACCTCGCATTCTCCCAAGATGACCGCTACCTTCTCAGTGTTGGACGAGATCGGCAGTGGGCCGTATTTCAACGGACTGAACAAGAACCGAACACTTTCACTGTCTGCGCTTCGAACCCGAAAGGCCACTCCCGAATGATCCTGGGAGCAGCCTGGGCACCGTATGCTGAGACTCCTATCTTCGCTACTGCTGGGAGAGACAAATCAGTCAAGATCTGGGAGAAGACCGATGATACTTTCAGTTGCAATTCGACTGTGGCTGTGACGTCCGCAGTCAGTGCAATTTCTTTCTCGTCCATTATCTACAAGGGCGCATTCGTGCTAGCCGTGGGTGAAGATAATGGAACGATATCAATCCACCGCGTTTCGAGCGACAGTCTGGTATGTCAACACATCGTGACTATTGCTCAGAATCTATCGCCTTCAAAGACAATCACTTCACTATCATGGCGGCCAGTGCCTGTGGAGGAAGTCGACGGTAGGAATAGGTTCGAGCTTGCAGTGGCAAGTGAGGATACCTCTGCCAGGATATATAGTATCTCGAACCTGTTATCATGA
- a CDS encoding uncharacterized protein (ID:PFLUO_003091-T1.cds;~source:funannotate), translated as MADLSSLSFVTDNPAAAAIKDAYTSFAERRALLNLPNPGTVDNIAREVQKEVMLSNFMFSGLRADLTKVFGMSPLFRVSHAFSMGSSGNLPPYAFSAMYGSPKIFMQGNFGSDGSLAAVYNWRWNQSLVTKTNAQIMQGGAQGLLQIDNDYTGSDFSASLKAFNPSFLEGGLTGIFVGSYLQSVTPSLALGFEAIWQRQGLNARPETALSYCGKYKGEDWIATAQLQAQGTFAATYWRKLSERVEAGVDMNLQFSPNAAALMMGGPSRDGTTAIGAKYDFRASSFRAQVDSAGKVSCLLEKRIAMPISLTFAGEIDQAKQSAKVGLAVSLEIAGEELMEQQEKADAANIQPPPF; from the exons ATGGCCGATCTatcatctctctcctttGTCACCGACAaccccgccgccgcggctATCAAGGATGCATACACCTCGTTCGCCGAGCGAAGGGCGCTGCTCAATCTGCCCAATCCCGGAACTGTGGACAACATCGCGCGGGAGGTCCAGAAGGAGGTCATGCTGTCCAACTTCATGTTCTCGGGTCTCCGGGCAGATTTGACCAAGGTGTTCGGCATGTCTCCCCTGTTCCGCGTCTCGCACGCCTTCTCCATGGGCTCGTCGGGAAATCTGCCACCGTACGCTTTCTCCGCCATGTACGGCAGCCCCAAG ATTTTCATGCAAGGCAACTTCGGCAGTGATGGCTCTCTCGCCGCGGTCTACAACTGGCGTTGGAACCAGTCGTTGGTCACCAAGACCAACGCTCAGATCATGCAGGGTGGCGCTCAGGGCCTGCTCCAGATTGACAACGACTATACCGGCTCCGATTTCTCCGCATCTCTCAAGGCATTCAACCCGTCCTTCCTGGAAGGTGGTCTGACCGGCATCTTCGTGGGCAGCTACCTGCAGTCCGTCACCCCCAGCCTGGCTCTTGGTTTCGAGGCAATCTGGCAGCGCCAGGGTCTCAACGCTCGTCCAGAGACTGCTCTTTCTTATTGCGGCAAGTACAAGGGTGAGGATTGGATTGCCACCGCCCAGCTGCAGGCTCAGGGCACCTTTGCCGCCACGTACTGGCGCAAGCTCTCTGAGCGGGTTGAGGCCGGTGTCGACATGAACCTCCAGTTCTCTCCCAATGCGGCTGCCCTTATGATGGGCGGTCCCAGCCGTGACGGGACCACCGCGATTGGTGCCAAGTATGACTTCCGGGCTTCCTCATTCCGAGCTCAGGTCGATAGTGCCGGCAAGGTTAGCTGTCTCCTGGAGAAGCGGATCGCCATGCCCATCTCTCTTACCTTTGCTGGTGAGATTGACCAGGCCAAG caATCCGCCAAGGTCGGCCTCGCGGTCTCGCTCGAGATCGCTGGCGAGGAGCTgatggagcagcaggagaaggccgatgCTGCCAACAtccagccgccgccgttcTAA
- a CDS encoding uncharacterized protein (ID:PFLUO_003095-T1.cds;~source:funannotate), with the protein MAETNNKPSIEVRDLSYKFQDGSDGLENVTLDLPAGSRTLLIGANGAGKTTLLRLVSGKRLAPSNTVSVGGNDPFKHGLEGVTYLGVEWVLNSIVRTDIDVPTLLASVGGNAYPERRDELVEILDIDLRWRMHAVSDGERRRVQLAMGLLRPWQVLLLDEITVDLDLLSRSNFLAFLKRETASRPCTIVYATHILDNLAQWPTHLVHMHLGKVKACGPVERFHDQVPQWTSENSRLGELVLKWLKEDLQSRGPRNGRGTEAKTYQSLEGVGGYGLEKHD; encoded by the exons ATGGCCGAAACCAATAATAAACCCTCAATTGAGGTCAGAGACCTCTCCTACAAATTCCAGGATGGCTCAGACGGTCTGGAAAACGTGACTCTGGATCTGCCCGCTGGGAGCCGGACTTTGCTCATCGGCG CGAATGGCGCTGGTAAGACCACACTCCTCCGCCTGGTGTCGGGGAAACGTCTTGCGCCCTCCAACACAGTCTCCGTGGGCGGTAACGATCCCTTCAAGCACGGCCTCGAGGGCGTCACCTACCTAGGCGTGGAGTGGGTGCTCAACAGCATCGTCCGCACGGATATTGACGTGCCGACGCTCCTAGCATCGGTCGGTGGCAATGCCTACCCTGAGCGACGTGATGAACTGGTCGAAATCCTCGACATTGATCTCCGCTGGCGCATGCATGCCGTCTCCGACGGCGAACGGCGCCGTGTCCAGTTGGCAATGGGATTGCTGCGGCCTTGGCAGgttctccttcttgacgaGATCACCGTAGATCTAGACCTGCTGTCTCGGAGCAACTTCCTCGCCTTTTTGAAGCGCGAGACCGCGTCTCGTCCTTGCACTATTGTTTATGCTACGCATATCCTGGACAATCTCGCCCAATGGCCTACCCATCTAGTGCACATGCACCTGGGTAAAGTCAAGGCGTGTGGTCCCGTGGAGCGATTCCATGATCAAGTGCCGCAGTGGACGTCTGAGAATAGCCGGCTGGGTGAGCTGGTCCTCAAATGGCTCAAGGAGGATCTCCAATCGAGAGGACCTCGGAATGGCCGCGGAACTGAAGCCAAGACCTATCAATCCCTTGAAGGGGTTGGTGGTTACGGCTTAGAGAAGCACGATTAA
- a CDS encoding uncharacterized protein (ID:PFLUO_003092-T1.cds;~source:funannotate) codes for MVDSTHWQTVFLGDASCYSCTFELTSGSTAEIVANSPQFRRKSSTFVDAIHDLPEKAELAPAQLYSTESGRLFHSGRIVIITVGLPARGKTHISVALARYLRWLGVKTRIFHLGDYRRATIPFGEDMPDDYFFVNATASSVLLRQKIVRKCREDIYHFLNNEKGQIAIYDAVNPLASGRRSLAKEFAKHDIETLFIESWCDDERIIEENVRRVKISSPDYVGWNSEDAIKHYLARISSRIPQFQTMEEKDLNYIKMMNAGERLIVNNCSFGYLSNRIVFYLLNLHIKSRRTYFARAGVSVGADSYKADVSLSEQGEDYAKKMTECLLAHRELEKQALLDRGEPEPELRPLKVWTSTRRRTVETAQYLYENGYKVRQRSQMSQLKPGVCEKMSEKRIRQEYPDEVAKHELDPYHHRYPRAESYHDLAVRLEPIILELEREQNDLLIIAHESVLRVLYGYLMACNAADIPFLEFPRDEIIEIIPESYQNEAQRIHIPDLPESIVPDSPEDLKIPVPPSGMMSPIQGLGSPQSGLATPASGFRTPSGLRTPRELTQQHVEDVV; via the exons ATGGTCGACAGTACCCACTGGCAGACTGTTTTCTTGGGAGATGCCAGTTGCTATTCATGTACCTTCGAGCTGACGTCAGGTAGCACGGCCGAGATTGTGGCCAACTCTCCCCAATTTCGGCGCAAGTCCTCCACCTTTGTCGATGCGATCCATGACTTGCCGGAAAAGGCCGAACTGGCACCGGCCCAGCTGTACAGCACAGAATCCGGCCGACTCTTTCATTCCGGTCGCATTGTGATCATCACTGTCGGTTTACCCGCACGCGGGAAAAC GCATATTTCCGTAGCTCTAGCCCGATACCTTCGATG GCTTGGGGTCAAAACCAGAATTTTCCACCTGGGTGATTACCGTCGTGCCACAATCCCGTTTGGCGAGGATATGCCAGATGACTACTTTTTTGTCAACG CGACTGCATCATCCGTTCTTCTGCGCCAAAAGATTGTGAGGAAATGTCGAGAAGACATCTATCACTTTCTGAATAATGAGAAGGGGCAAATTGCGATATATGATGCCGTGAATCCATTGGCCTCCGGGCGGCGCTCACTGGCAAAGGAATTCGCAAAACATGACATCGAG ACATTATTCATCGAGTCTTGGTGCGACGACGAACGTATTATCGAGGAAAATGTTCGCAGGGTGAAGATATCTTCTCCTGAC TATGTTGGATGGAACTCCGAGGATGCTATCAAGCACTATTTGGCACGCATCTCCTCTCGAATTCCCCAGTTCCAGACCATGGAAGAAAAGGATTTGAATTACATCAAG ATGATGAACGCAGGCGAGCGATTGATCGTAAACAACTGCAGCTTTGGGTATTTGTCCAACCGCATCGTGTTCTATCTTCTGAACCTCCACATCAAGTCACGACGGACTTACTTTGCGCGA GCTGGTGTGTCAGTAGGGGCAGACTCTTACAAGGCCGATGTTTCTTTGTCCGAACAGGGAGAAGACTACGCCAAGAAAATGACCGAATGCCTACTCGCTCACAGAGAATTGGAAAAGCAGGCACTGCTTGATCGAGGTGAACCGGAGCCTGAGTTGAGACCATTGAAGGTCTGGACATCTACAAGACGCAGAACGGTCGAGACAGCACAGTACCTCTATGAGAATGGCTACAAAGTCCGGCAAAGGTCTCAGATGAGTCAACTAAAACCGGGAGTCTGCGAGAAGATGTCCGAGAAGCGGATCCGGCAGGAATACCCGGATGAGGTTGCCAAACATGAACTGGACCCTTACCATCACCGGTATCCTCGTGCGGAG TCATATCATGACCTCGCCGTTCGTCTGGAGCCCATCatcctggagctggagagagagCAGAATGACCTGCTTATCATTGCGCACGAAAGCGTACTGAGAGTGTTGTACGGCTACTTGATGGCCTGCAACGCGGCAGATATTCCATTCTTAGAATTCCCTCGGGACGAGATCATTGAG ATCATTCCCGAAAGCTATCAGAACGAGGCGCAGAGGATCCATATTCCAGATCTCCCTGAAAGTATCGTGCCAGACTCCCCTGAGGACTTGAAGATTCCGGTGCCCCCAAGCGGAATGATGTCGCCCATTCAAGGACTGGGCAGCCCGCAGTCCGGCCTTGCAACCCCGGCGAGTGGATTTCGAACTCCTAGTGGACTTCGTACACCTCGCGAGCTCACACAGCAGCACGTCGAAGATGTCGTCTAG